Proteins from one Polynucleobacter wuianus genomic window:
- a CDS encoding BrnA antitoxin family protein codes for MKMRKEYDFSKARKNPYASMLKKPITIRLDEDSVSYFKSVSEEVGIPYQSLINLYLRDCAASHKKLNLSWK; via the coding sequence ATGAAGATGCGTAAAGAATATGATTTCTCAAAAGCTCGTAAAAATCCATATGCTTCTATGCTCAAGAAGCCCATTACGATTAGATTGGATGAGGATTCAGTGAGTTACTTCAAATCTGTATCAGAAGAAGTTGGAATTCCTTATCAAAGCCTCATTAATCTCTATTTGAGAGATTGTGCCGCTTCGCATAAGAAATTGAACCTTAGCTGGAAGTAG
- a CDS encoding BrnT family toxin encodes MTSLRFEWEPRKASANLKKHGISFEEAKSVFYDESAKLISDPDHSEDEDRFILLGVSHSLRVILVCHCYRSEGNVVRIISARKATPKESKAY; translated from the coding sequence ATGACTTCGTTACGATTTGAATGGGAACCCAGAAAAGCTTCAGCTAATCTAAAGAAACACGGCATTTCTTTTGAAGAAGCGAAATCTGTGTTTTATGATGAAAGTGCTAAGTTAATTTCCGATCCCGATCATTCGGAGGATGAAGACAGATTTATCTTGCTGGGAGTAAGCCATTCTCTTCGTGTAATTTTGGTTTGCCATTGCTATCGAAGCGAGGGTAATGTCGTTCGTATTATTTCGGCTCGCAAGGCAACCCCTAAAGAGTCAAAAGCTTATTAA